A stretch of the Nitratifractor salsuginis DSM 16511 genome encodes the following:
- a CDS encoding endo alpha-1,4 polygalactosaminidase, giving the protein MRRVIGVGLAIVLFTGCGGGGGGGKDSGQSALLHRSITSTIFWVGEEAGPANGGISNQPSAWDGLWTLSYGGVDDPEHRNGYLPAGFIPYENPFYVALPFNDLDEQGQRKKGLKKIIPWYNDEDPRESLCKNHWVEISKDGKTVYAQWEDAGPFETNDSEYVFGTARPKNRINDHAGIDLSPAIRDYLGVEDIDRVDWRFVDESEVPEGPWKEIVTRSGVHWPDPDAYIPPESRWQWQLQGDLNTSYDVDYYDIDLFDTQEEEIRQLHSEGQKVICYFSAGSWESWRPDAEAFPERVKGRKMDRWDELWLDIRDPAVRSLMKKRLDLALGKGCDGVEPDNVDGYANETGFNLSARDQIDYNRFLAREAHKRGLSIGLKNDLEQVKVLEPWFDFALNEQCHEYGECDRLSPFIEAGKAVFNAEYAEKYVKNTDGARDALCQDAKERKFSTLVLPRELDGSFRYSCD; this is encoded by the coding sequence ATGCGTAGAGTGATAGGAGTTGGCCTGGCCATCGTTCTGTTTACCGGCTGCGGCGGAGGCGGAGGCGGCGGGAAAGATTCCGGTCAGAGTGCATTGCTTCATCGTTCGATCACTTCGACGATTTTCTGGGTGGGAGAAGAAGCGGGTCCCGCCAACGGCGGGATCTCCAACCAGCCGAGTGCCTGGGATGGGCTCTGGACATTGAGCTACGGCGGCGTGGATGACCCCGAGCATCGCAACGGTTATCTTCCGGCGGGGTTTATACCCTATGAGAACCCGTTTTACGTCGCGCTTCCCTTCAACGACCTGGATGAGCAGGGGCAGCGGAAAAAGGGGTTGAAGAAAATCATTCCCTGGTACAACGATGAAGATCCGAGAGAATCTCTTTGCAAAAATCACTGGGTGGAGATCAGCAAAGATGGGAAAACGGTCTATGCCCAATGGGAAGATGCCGGGCCGTTCGAAACGAATGACAGCGAATATGTTTTCGGTACCGCGCGACCGAAAAACAGGATCAACGACCATGCCGGGATCGATCTCTCTCCCGCAATCAGGGATTATCTGGGAGTCGAAGATATCGACCGGGTCGATTGGCGTTTCGTGGATGAATCGGAAGTGCCCGAGGGCCCCTGGAAAGAGATCGTCACCCGAAGCGGAGTCCACTGGCCCGATCCCGACGCCTATATCCCGCCTGAGAGCCGTTGGCAATGGCAGTTGCAGGGAGATTTGAATACCTCGTATGATGTCGATTATTATGATATCGATCTCTTTGATACGCAAGAGGAGGAGATTCGGCAGCTACACAGTGAGGGACAAAAGGTGATCTGCTATTTCAGTGCCGGGAGTTGGGAATCGTGGCGCCCGGATGCCGAAGCCTTCCCGGAGCGGGTCAAAGGCCGAAAAATGGACAGATGGGATGAACTCTGGCTCGATATTCGCGATCCGGCTGTCCGCTCTTTGATGAAAAAACGGCTCGATTTGGCTCTCGGCAAAGGCTGCGACGGGGTGGAACCGGACAATGTGGACGGTTACGCCAACGAAACTGGTTTCAATCTGAGTGCACGGGATCAGATCGACTATAATCGGTTTTTGGCACGCGAAGCCCACAAAAGGGGGCTCTCCATCGGGTTGAAAAACGATCTGGAACAGGTGAAAGTCCTGGAGCCCTGGTTCGATTTCGCCCTCAATGAGCAGTGTCACGAATATGGGGAGTGCGATCGCCTGAGCCCCTTCATCGAAGCGGGAAAGGCGGTTTTCAATGCCGAATATGCGGAAAAATATGTAAAAAACACCGACGGGGCGAGAGATGCGCTCTGTCAGGATGCGAAAGAGAGGAAATTTTCCACGCTGGTCCTGCCGAGGGAATTGGACGGATCGTTTCGATACAGCTGTGACTAA
- the pgsA gene encoding CDP-diacylglycerol--glycerol-3-phosphate 3-phosphatidyltransferase, translated as MYNIPNLLAFIRLLCAPLMYLLLVNRDLPIFAGIHYSWLDYAAAFLFVLASATDFFDGYIARTFDQVTVLGAILDPLADKMLTLAGFLGLMLLGRADPWAIYLILTRELFITGLRVSAVSHGIDISASWMGKVKTVSQMFAIGFLLMEWPGGTFLLWIAVALTLYSGYEYVRDFFRKATL; from the coding sequence TTGTATAACATCCCCAATCTCCTCGCCTTCATCCGCCTGCTCTGCGCGCCACTGATGTATCTTCTGCTGGTCAACCGGGACCTGCCTATCTTTGCCGGAATCCACTACAGTTGGCTCGATTATGCGGCGGCCTTTCTCTTCGTCCTGGCCAGCGCCACCGACTTTTTCGACGGCTACATTGCGCGAACCTTCGATCAGGTGACCGTCCTGGGCGCCATCCTCGATCCCTTAGCCGACAAGATGCTGACTCTGGCGGGCTTTTTGGGGCTGATGCTCCTGGGCCGGGCCGATCCCTGGGCCATCTACCTGATCCTCACCCGGGAACTCTTCATCACCGGACTGCGGGTCTCGGCCGTCAGCCACGGCATCGACATCTCCGCCAGCTGGATGGGCAAGGTCAAAACCGTCAGCCAAATGTTCGCCATCGGCTTTCTGCTTATGGAGTGGCCCGGCGGCACCTTCCTGCTCTGGATCGCCGTGGCTCTGACCCTCTACAGCGGTTACGAGTATGTGCGGGATTTCTTCCGCAAAGCGACGCTCTGA
- a CDS encoding HD domain-containing phosphohydrolase, translated as MSENRNKKSLREVVSLQFLLGTMGIVLILLFMQIIFSWQNIRRYVKADFSKSVSVVALNIEKLEIPIRKTLETLAEYSPSFDATRSGNEQKDALRKLANILELYPDIYAIYQGNPRGDLYELVNLDSESVVREIYQAPKSARWLHIRIFNDKSGKRVRIFEFFDPDFHLLKVRQDSSNYYSYKRPWFLEALQTTKVVKTGVYLFSNLRRRGVTYARQMKNGEVVAMDITVSNLHRLLNALRFQPAVSISMLDEKGQVIAASDPEEESVSSAILKAIRDGREHRLFTYTDKNGVKKLAMVVLLSKGPIKSWLAFEAGEFALMKPSLFQLLISLGIALVFIVLYLIVVRRMIDRIVKPIEQLVDETKRIGGGDYSFAPTVKSNVEEISRLSESIRAMSQSVLRQKTAQKELIHSFVFTLAEAIDAKSSHTSNHAKKVPEIALSILEEVNRSDRGRLAAFCIDKESEWEEFELSAWLHDCGKIVTPQHLLDKATKLETVYDRIHEIRTRFEILWRDIEIDFWRDKLKGKVPEEELRKIKEERQCELQEEYRFICGLNRGEIPVDEAALERLRKIAKRRWMRHFDKRPGVSNEERFRIPADRGLPVEESLLADLPEHKVMRDAAEIAEYRKQGFKVNVPSALRNKGEIYNLSIPRGTLTPEERFTVQEHAMVTIRMLRNLPWPEEMSRIPEYAGGHHEQLDGKGYPYCLRGDEISIPARIMAIADIFEALTAVDRPYRAVMKLSEALEIMAEMVQEQKIDGEIFALFVRREIYRAYAEKYLREDQKDFEAIDKDALLNKAGLN; from the coding sequence GTGTCTGAAAACCGTAATAAGAAAAGCCTCCGTGAAGTCGTAAGCCTGCAATTTTTGCTCGGAACGATGGGAATCGTTTTGATTTTACTTTTTATGCAGATCATCTTCAGTTGGCAGAACATACGGCGATATGTCAAGGCGGACTTTAGCAAAAGTGTTTCTGTTGTGGCATTGAACATAGAGAAACTGGAGATTCCTATCCGAAAAACCCTGGAAACGCTGGCCGAATACTCTCCCTCCTTTGATGCCACTCGCTCGGGGAATGAACAGAAAGATGCCTTGCGGAAACTGGCGAATATCCTGGAACTCTACCCCGATATCTATGCGATCTATCAAGGGAACCCTCGGGGAGATCTTTATGAATTGGTCAATCTCGATAGCGAATCCGTCGTCAGGGAAATTTACCAAGCTCCCAAATCGGCCCGATGGCTCCATATCAGGATCTTTAATGATAAAAGCGGGAAAAGAGTCCGGATCTTTGAATTCTTTGACCCTGATTTCCACCTGCTCAAAGTACGTCAAGATTCCAGTAATTACTATAGCTACAAACGCCCCTGGTTCTTGGAAGCCCTACAAACCACCAAGGTTGTGAAGACCGGTGTCTATCTCTTCAGCAATCTGCGTCGCAGAGGGGTGACCTATGCCAGACAGATGAAAAACGGTGAAGTGGTTGCGATGGATATTACGGTGAGTAATTTGCATCGACTCCTTAATGCATTGAGGTTTCAGCCGGCAGTTTCTATTTCAATGTTGGATGAGAAAGGTCAAGTGATTGCGGCAAGTGATCCGGAGGAAGAGTCTGTCTCATCAGCGATTCTTAAAGCGATCCGAGATGGGCGGGAGCATCGACTCTTCACCTATACCGACAAAAACGGTGTAAAAAAGCTTGCGATGGTCGTACTCCTCAGTAAGGGACCCATTAAGAGTTGGTTGGCATTTGAGGCTGGTGAGTTTGCCCTGATGAAACCCTCTCTCTTCCAATTGTTGATCTCTCTGGGGATTGCGTTGGTTTTCATTGTTCTCTATTTGATTGTAGTGAGACGAATGATCGACCGTATCGTCAAGCCTATTGAGCAATTGGTGGATGAGACTAAACGAATCGGCGGAGGAGACTACTCATTTGCCCCCACAGTCAAAAGTAACGTTGAAGAGATTTCCCGATTGTCGGAGTCGATTCGGGCGATGTCTCAATCAGTTTTGAGACAGAAAACGGCCCAAAAAGAGTTGATCCACTCTTTCGTCTTTACCTTGGCGGAAGCGATTGATGCGAAATCCTCCCATACGAGTAATCATGCCAAAAAAGTTCCGGAGATCGCTCTGAGTATTCTGGAAGAGGTGAATCGATCCGACCGGGGAAGGCTGGCCGCTTTTTGTATCGATAAAGAGAGTGAGTGGGAAGAGTTTGAACTTAGTGCCTGGCTGCACGATTGCGGCAAGATCGTCACCCCGCAGCATCTCTTGGACAAAGCGACAAAGTTGGAGACAGTCTATGACCGGATCCATGAAATACGTACCCGATTTGAGATCCTTTGGCGTGATATCGAGATCGACTTTTGGAGGGACAAACTGAAAGGTAAGGTTCCTGAAGAGGAATTGCGGAAGATAAAAGAGGAGCGGCAGTGTGAACTTCAAGAAGAGTACCGTTTCATTTGCGGCCTGAACCGGGGGGAGATTCCTGTGGACGAAGCGGCCCTGGAACGACTCAGAAAGATTGCAAAGCGACGTTGGATGCGCCATTTTGACAAGCGACCGGGGGTCAGCAATGAAGAACGCTTCCGGATACCGGCAGATAGAGGACTCCCCGTCGAAGAGTCACTCCTGGCCGATCTTCCGGAGCATAAGGTTATGCGAGATGCAGCGGAGATCGCCGAGTACCGTAAACAGGGATTTAAGGTGAATGTTCCTTCGGCACTCCGCAATAAGGGAGAGATATATAACCTGAGCATTCCACGCGGCACACTGACCCCCGAAGAACGTTTCACGGTTCAAGAGCATGCGATGGTGACGATACGAATGCTTCGGAATCTCCCCTGGCCGGAGGAGATGTCACGGATTCCCGAATATGCCGGGGGACACCATGAACAGCTCGACGGAAAAGGGTACCCCTATTGCCTGCGCGGGGATGAGATCTCCATTCCCGCCCGAATTATGGCTATTGCTGATATTTTTGAGGCCTTGACTGCGGTCGACCGACCTTACCGTGCCGTGATGAAACTCTCCGAAGCCCTTGAGATTATGGCGGAGATGGTTCAAGAGCAGAAGATCGATGGGGAGATCTTCGCCCTTTTCGTGCGTCGGGAGATCTATAGGGCTTATGCGGAAAAGTATCTTCGTGAAGATCAGAAAGATTTTGAAGCGATCGACAAAGATGCGTTGTTGAATAAGGCGGGTTTGAACTAG
- a CDS encoding potassium channel family protein — translation MDNASNNTIWIIIRRMRVPFLVIIVTFSISILGLTLIPGMDDQGHPYKMTFFDAFYFVSYMASTIGFGEAPYTFTYPQRMWVSACIYLTVIGWFYGIGAIVALVQDKRLAREIDIARFRKKIQEIREPFTIILGYNNVTHQIIDWLNREGIRVVVVDKDEAKVEALDLENFIPEVPSLAADVTTPETLKMAGIHQKNCQALVSLFDDDIKNTKIALLARLLNKRIKLVIKSTTQTQSEHLHNLGVRYIEDPFQFISNRMYLALTAPSLWLLEMWTFGHILKVRGRETLPRGKYIICGYGRMGHALERALKKAGMPYSHIDIKSTDYKEEKQSAVFGDAEDYKALLKAGIKEAAAIIAATKDDLINLTILTTAKKLNPKIYTIGRENTLDDLSIFKAARINRVYILEQILAEFTYLFIARPLAYRFVRLLHTKDEAWGHQLVERMHQTLGENPLHFEIPLDEEHAYALHRELSRGRTIRLGEILRSRAERSQPLPAIVLLCKEDEHRIHLLPTDDLELKPGMKLFIAALEESKTDFEYIVNNYYELEYVLTGKG, via the coding sequence ATGGATAACGCCAGCAACAACACCATCTGGATCATCATCCGCCGGATGCGGGTGCCCTTCCTGGTCATCATCGTCACTTTCTCCATCTCGATCCTGGGACTCACCCTGATCCCCGGGATGGACGATCAGGGCCACCCCTACAAGATGACCTTCTTCGACGCTTTTTACTTCGTCAGTTATATGGCGTCGACCATCGGCTTCGGGGAAGCTCCCTACACCTTCACCTATCCCCAGCGGATGTGGGTTTCGGCCTGTATCTACCTGACGGTCATCGGCTGGTTCTACGGCATCGGAGCCATCGTGGCTCTTGTACAGGACAAACGCCTCGCCCGGGAGATCGATATCGCCCGCTTCCGCAAAAAGATCCAGGAGATCAGAGAACCTTTTACTATCATCCTGGGGTACAACAACGTCACCCATCAGATTATCGACTGGCTCAACCGTGAGGGGATCCGGGTCGTCGTCGTGGACAAAGACGAAGCGAAGGTCGAAGCACTCGATCTGGAGAATTTCATCCCGGAAGTCCCCTCCCTCGCCGCGGATGTCACCACCCCTGAGACCCTCAAAATGGCCGGGATCCACCAAAAAAACTGCCAAGCCCTCGTCTCCCTCTTCGATGACGACATCAAAAACACCAAGATCGCTCTGCTAGCCAGGCTGCTCAACAAACGGATCAAACTGGTCATCAAATCGACCACACAGACCCAGAGTGAACACTTGCACAACCTGGGGGTCCGCTACATCGAGGACCCCTTTCAATTCATCTCTAACCGTATGTATCTGGCCCTTACCGCTCCCAGCCTCTGGCTGCTGGAGATGTGGACCTTCGGCCATATCCTCAAGGTGAGAGGACGGGAAACGCTCCCCCGCGGCAAATACATCATTTGCGGTTACGGACGGATGGGACACGCGCTGGAGCGGGCACTGAAAAAAGCCGGAATGCCCTACTCCCATATCGACATCAAATCGACCGACTACAAAGAAGAGAAGCAAAGTGCCGTCTTCGGCGACGCCGAGGATTACAAAGCGCTCCTCAAAGCGGGGATCAAAGAGGCGGCCGCTATCATCGCCGCTACCAAAGACGACCTGATCAACCTCACCATCCTCACCACCGCCAAGAAGCTCAATCCCAAGATCTACACCATCGGGCGGGAGAATACCCTCGACGACCTGAGCATCTTCAAAGCAGCCCGGATCAACCGGGTCTATATCCTGGAGCAGATCCTGGCGGAGTTTACCTATCTCTTCATCGCCCGGCCCCTCGCCTATCGCTTCGTCCGGCTTCTGCATACCAAAGACGAGGCCTGGGGTCATCAACTGGTGGAGCGGATGCACCAAACCCTGGGGGAGAACCCCCTGCACTTCGAGATCCCCCTCGATGAAGAGCACGCCTACGCTCTGCACCGCGAGCTCAGCCGCGGACGGACGATCCGCCTGGGAGAGATCCTCCGCTCCCGAGCTGAGCGTAGTCAGCCTCTGCCGGCTATCGTTCTGCTCTGCAAGGAGGATGAACATCGGATCCATCTCCTCCCCACCGACGATCTGGAGCTCAAACCCGGTATGAAGCTCTTCATCGCCGCTCTGGAGGAGAGCAAAACCGACTTCGAATACATCGTCAACAACTATTACGAGCTCGAATACGTCCTTACCGGAAAGGGTTAA
- the dapA gene encoding 4-hydroxy-tetrahydrodipicolinate synthase, producing MSSMICGAMTALITPFRNGELDEATYADLIRRQIAHGMDAVVPVGTTGESATLSHDEHKRCIEIAVEVCRDSGVKVIAGAGSNATHEAIDIARHAQECGAHAILSVAPYYNKPSQEGLYQHYKAIAEAIEIPVMLYNVPGRTSVDIQPATVFRLFDEVENIYAIKEATGSMERAVDLLAARPELCLVSGDDAIDYPLLANGAKGVISVTANLLPDLKSKLVHTALAGDLAASKAINDSLYPINKAMFVESNPIPVKAAMYLAGLLPTLEYRLPLVPPSAENMKKIEAAIQNYTIPGVK from the coding sequence ATGAGTTCCATGATTTGCGGGGCGATGACCGCCCTGATTACCCCCTTTCGCAACGGCGAGCTGGATGAAGCGACCTACGCCGACCTGATTCGCCGCCAGATCGCACACGGCATGGATGCCGTCGTCCCCGTCGGCACTACCGGAGAGAGCGCCACCCTCAGCCACGATGAGCACAAACGCTGCATCGAGATCGCGGTGGAAGTCTGCCGGGACAGCGGCGTCAAGGTGATTGCCGGGGCCGGATCCAACGCCACCCACGAAGCGATCGACATCGCCCGCCACGCCCAGGAGTGCGGTGCTCACGCCATCCTCTCCGTCGCCCCCTACTACAACAAACCCTCCCAGGAGGGCCTCTACCAGCACTACAAGGCGATCGCCGAAGCCATCGAAATCCCCGTGATGCTCTACAATGTGCCGGGGCGTACCTCCGTCGATATCCAGCCCGCCACGGTCTTCCGCCTCTTCGACGAAGTGGAAAACATCTACGCCATCAAAGAGGCGACCGGCTCGATGGAGCGGGCAGTCGACCTGCTGGCTGCCCGTCCCGAGCTCTGCCTCGTCAGCGGCGACGATGCCATCGACTATCCTCTCCTGGCCAACGGCGCCAAGGGGGTCATCTCCGTCACTGCCAACCTCCTGCCCGATTTGAAATCGAAGCTGGTCCATACAGCCCTGGCGGGCGACTTGGCCGCTTCCAAAGCGATCAACGACTCCCTCTATCCCATCAACAAAGCGATGTTCGTCGAATCCAACCCCATCCCCGTCAAGGCGGCGATGTATCTCGCCGGGCTCCTGCCCACCCTCGAATACCGCCTCCCCCTGGTGCCCCCCAGCGCCGAGAATATGAAAAAGATCGAAGCGGCGATTCAAAACTACACCATCCCCGGAGTGAAATAG
- a CDS encoding NAD(+) synthase: MYGFYRIGAAVPKLHLGNPARNVREILRLYRQASNERITAVVFPELCLTGYTLADLFFQERLYRAQNEALEWLLEQSRDFDTLAAVGMMLRVDDRLYNVAAVIQRGEILGIIPKSYIPDKREFYEKRQFDSGREIVGETVTLFGREVPFGVDLIFRDEGEFRMGVEICEDLWALTPPSNLLAASGANLILNLSASNELAGKADYRAELVRTQSARLVCVYAYASSGPGESSTDTVFGGDSMIAEYGSLLARGERFRFESQLIAADVDLRKLTGLREAETGYCDAPRRKMRRINVAPLPRPDALRRPIDPHPFVPGNPADRNRRCEEISAIQAHALIRRMKQARIRRAVLGISGGLDSTLALLATWKAFQIMERDPSEILAVTMPGFGTTGRTYANAVKLCQTLGVELREVPIQKLALAEFEAIGHDPETHDVTYENVQARARTEILMNLANKEHGLVVGTGDLSEIALGFSTYNGDHMSMYALNSGIPKTLVRYLVEYYARIHPELSDVLGDILSTPVSPELLPAEEGQIAQKTEEIVGPYELHDFFLYHFIKYGAEPAKILYLATLAFDGRYDEATIRKWLRLFLRRFFTQQFKRSCMPDGPKVGTISLSPRADWRMPSDANVDAWLAELDD; the protein is encoded by the coding sequence ATGTATGGCTTCTACCGTATCGGCGCCGCAGTACCCAAGCTTCACCTGGGCAATCCGGCGCGCAATGTCCGGGAGATCCTCCGACTCTACCGGCAGGCCTCGAATGAGCGTATAACTGCCGTAGTCTTTCCCGAGCTCTGCCTGACAGGCTACACCCTTGCCGACCTTTTCTTCCAGGAGCGCCTCTACCGGGCACAGAACGAAGCGCTGGAGTGGCTGCTGGAGCAGAGCCGGGATTTCGACACCCTCGCGGCAGTGGGGATGATGCTTCGCGTCGATGACCGGCTCTACAATGTTGCTGCCGTGATCCAGCGGGGTGAAATCCTGGGAATCATCCCCAAGAGCTATATTCCCGACAAGCGGGAGTTCTACGAAAAACGGCAATTCGACTCCGGCCGGGAGATCGTCGGAGAGACGGTCACTCTGTTCGGGCGGGAAGTCCCCTTCGGTGTGGACCTGATTTTCCGGGACGAGGGAGAATTTCGTATGGGGGTGGAGATCTGCGAAGATCTCTGGGCCCTCACGCCGCCGAGTAACCTCCTGGCCGCCTCGGGGGCCAACCTCATCCTCAACCTCAGCGCCAGCAACGAATTGGCGGGCAAGGCGGACTACCGGGCGGAACTGGTCCGCACCCAGAGCGCCCGGCTCGTCTGCGTCTACGCCTACGCTTCTAGCGGCCCGGGGGAGAGCAGCACCGATACGGTCTTCGGCGGAGACTCCATGATCGCCGAATACGGCTCTCTCCTCGCCCGGGGAGAGCGCTTTCGCTTCGAGAGCCAACTCATCGCCGCCGATGTGGACCTGCGCAAACTCACCGGGCTGAGAGAGGCGGAGACCGGCTACTGCGATGCCCCCCGCCGGAAGATGCGCCGTATCAACGTCGCCCCGCTACCCCGGCCCGATGCGCTTCGTCGTCCTATCGATCCCCACCCCTTCGTCCCCGGCAATCCCGCAGATCGGAACCGACGCTGCGAAGAGATCAGCGCCATCCAGGCCCACGCCCTGATCCGCCGGATGAAGCAGGCCCGTATCCGGCGGGCGGTGCTTGGAATCTCGGGAGGGCTCGACTCGACCCTGGCTCTGCTGGCCACGTGGAAAGCCTTTCAAATTATGGAGCGGGACCCCTCGGAGATCCTCGCGGTAACGATGCCGGGATTCGGCACCACGGGGCGCACCTACGCCAACGCCGTCAAGCTCTGCCAAACCCTGGGGGTAGAACTTCGGGAGGTCCCCATCCAAAAGCTGGCTCTAGCCGAGTTTGAAGCCATCGGCCACGATCCCGAAACCCACGATGTGACTTACGAAAATGTCCAGGCACGCGCCCGCACCGAAATCCTGATGAACCTGGCCAACAAGGAGCATGGCCTGGTCGTGGGCACGGGAGATCTGAGCGAAATCGCCCTGGGCTTCTCTACCTACAACGGCGATCATATGAGTATGTACGCCCTCAACAGCGGCATTCCCAAGACCCTGGTGCGCTACCTGGTGGAGTATTACGCCCGGATACATCCCGAGCTCAGCGACGTGCTGGGCGACATCCTCTCCACTCCCGTCAGCCCTGAGCTCCTGCCCGCCGAGGAGGGGCAGATCGCCCAGAAGACCGAGGAGATCGTGGGCCCCTACGAGCTGCACGACTTTTTCCTCTACCACTTCATCAAATACGGCGCCGAACCGGCCAAGATCCTCTATCTAGCCACCCTGGCCTTCGACGGCCGCTACGACGAAGCGACGATCAGAAAATGGCTGCGGCTCTTCCTTCGGCGCTTCTTCACCCAGCAGTTCAAACGCTCCTGTATGCCCGACGGCCCCAAAGTGGGGACCATCAGCCTCAGCCCGCGGGCCGACTGGCGGATGCCCAGCGACGCCAATGTCGATGCCTGGCTGGCGGAACTGGACGACTAG
- a CDS encoding NUDIX hydrolase: MVQSAGILPYRKGKEGIEVYLVHMGGPYWRNKDRSWSIAKGIVEEAETSEQAARREFSEETGQRIEGPLEFLGEGRSGSKKLLIYTTEDPDLSTEIHSNTFTLEWPPHSGKEESFPEVDRAAWMPLERAREILVKSQLPFLDRLEEKLKG; the protein is encoded by the coding sequence ATGGTTCAAAGCGCGGGGATTCTCCCCTATCGGAAGGGCAAAGAGGGTATAGAAGTCTATTTGGTCCATATGGGCGGACCCTACTGGCGGAACAAAGATCGCTCCTGGAGTATCGCCAAAGGGATCGTCGAGGAGGCAGAGACTTCCGAGCAGGCGGCCCGGCGGGAATTTTCCGAAGAGACAGGGCAAAGGATCGAGGGGCCTTTGGAGTTTTTGGGTGAGGGGCGATCAGGGAGCAAGAAGCTGCTTATCTACACCACGGAGGATCCCGATCTCTCCACCGAGATCCACTCCAATACTTTTACCCTCGAGTGGCCCCCTCATTCGGGAAAAGAAGAGAGCTTTCCTGAAGTGGACCGGGCCGCCTGGATGCCTCTGGAGAGGGCACGTGAAATTCTGGTCAAGAGCCAGCTTCCTTTTTTGGATAGGCTGGAAGAGAAGCTCAAGGGTTGA
- a CDS encoding enoyl-ACP reductase yields MYETMKGKTLVITGATKGIGKATAEKFAQNGVNVALTYNSNKEAAENFAKELEETYGIKARAYALDILDTDQFKPLFEAIDEDFDRVDFFVSNAMIYGRPVVGGYGKFMKLRPKKGLANIYMATVGAFVAGSQEAAKRMQKVGGGAIVTLSSTGNRIYIENYAGHGTNKAAVEAMARYAAVELGEWNIRVNAVSGGPIETDALRAFTNYEEVKAETIKRSALNRMGTPEDLAGAILFLCSDDASWITGHTLVVDGGTTFR; encoded by the coding sequence ATGTATGAAACTATGAAAGGCAAGACCCTGGTGATTACCGGGGCCACCAAAGGCATCGGCAAAGCCACCGCCGAGAAATTCGCCCAAAACGGCGTCAATGTCGCCCTGACCTACAATTCCAACAAGGAAGCGGCGGAGAACTTCGCCAAAGAGCTGGAGGAGACCTACGGCATCAAAGCCCGCGCCTATGCGCTGGATATCCTCGATACCGACCAGTTCAAACCCCTGTTTGAAGCGATCGACGAGGATTTTGACCGGGTGGATTTCTTCGTCTCCAACGCTATGATCTACGGCCGACCTGTCGTAGGCGGTTACGGGAAATTTATGAAACTGCGCCCCAAAAAGGGCCTGGCCAATATCTATATGGCCACCGTGGGCGCCTTCGTCGCCGGGAGTCAGGAAGCGGCCAAGCGGATGCAAAAAGTGGGCGGCGGCGCCATCGTGACGCTGAGCTCCACCGGCAACCGTATCTACATCGAAAACTACGCCGGCCACGGCACCAACAAAGCCGCCGTGGAAGCGATGGCCCGCTATGCGGCAGTGGAGCTGGGTGAATGGAACATCCGGGTCAACGCCGTCAGCGGCGGCCCCATCGAGACCGACGCTCTGCGGGCCTTTACCAACTACGAAGAGGTCAAAGCCGAAACCATCAAACGCTCCGCTCTCAATCGAATGGGCACCCCCGAGGACCTCGCCGGAGCCATTCTCTTCCTCTGCAGCGACGACGCAAGCTGGATCACCGGCCACACCCTTGTGGTCGACGGAGGAACGACGTTCCGCTGA
- a CDS encoding DUF6394 family protein — MNTEKVISGFFFILAMTINFGFVYGDPANLEYHSGYELFAAIVINLIATILKLGDKTQLGSVLLATSLVADIQLIASATVWAFAVYVMGGMNVESTVAVVSLAAGAFIANIVSVTLFIGDTLKSKR, encoded by the coding sequence ATGAATACTGAAAAGGTGATTTCCGGATTTTTCTTTATCCTCGCTATGACGATCAACTTCGGATTCGTCTACGGTGATCCCGCCAATCTGGAATACCACAGCGGTTACGAACTCTTCGCCGCCATCGTCATCAACCTCATCGCCACCATCCTCAAACTCGGCGACAAGACCCAGCTGGGATCGGTCCTCTTGGCCACCAGCCTCGTCGCCGATATCCAGCTCATCGCCTCGGCCACGGTCTGGGCTTTCGCCGTCTATGTAATGGGCGGGATGAACGTCGAGAGCACCGTCGCCGTCGTCTCCCTGGCCGCCGGGGCCTTCATCGCCAACATCGTCTCGGTGACTCTGTTTATAGGGGACACCCTCAAATCCAAACGATAA